CATCGGCCCCGATGATCCTCCCGGCACGAAGCTGAAAGGAAAGTGATCCGCGATGCCGCTCGATTCGGCCGCTTTGAGAAACGATGAGCTTGGTCGAATTGTGCGGCCGGGCCAGTTGCCGTGGTGGATGAAGTAGCCGTAGGCTTCCCCAGCCTCGTGGTCGAAGGCCAAGATGTACAGTTCCTGGTCGATGGCGCTAGCAGGCGGATCGATCCTTGGCAGATCAACGACGTAGGTCGTTACGCCAGCCCCGTCGGAGGAAAGCACTAGCGGTGGTTCCGTCTTCTGGAGCAGGGACGCGGGAAGGATCCCTTGGAAGGCATCAGGTGAAACCCTGCACCAGGTATTTGGAGGGCAGAGTCCCGCCCAATTCGGGAATTCGGAGTACGGCCTGCCATGCGGAGAAGTCTTCATGCGGGATCCAACGGAGGCCGACGGTGACAGCAGCCTAACGTCTTACGGATAACCTGCGAGCGAAGCGAGTCAGGTTGGTCCGTTTGTTAGGCGGGAAACCCCTGGGAGCGCTACGGCACGGTGATGACCACGTTGCCGCGTTTGTGTCCGGTGTCGACGTAGCTATGCGCATCGACGATGTCGTCCAGCGCATAGCTACGGTCGATCACGGGCCTGATCTCACCCTTTGCGGCCAGATCGCCGAGCAACACCAGGTCTTCACCACGAAGATTCGGTGTCCCGTCGTCTACCGAGATGCAGGCTCCGCCCGGAGCCAGCACTTGCCGGCAGTGCCGGAGAGCCGCAGCGCCCTTCTTCTTGCCGACGGCGTCGAAGATCAGGTCGTAACGCTCCGTCCCGTCCACGAAGTCCTCGACGGTGTAGTCGACCACTCTCGTGGCGCCGAGAGATGCCACGAGCTCCACGTTCGCGGTACTGCAGACACCCGTGACCTCCGCGCCGAGATGCCGGGCAAGCTGTACGGCCGACGTGCCCACGGCCCCAGATGCTCCAAAGACGAGGACGCTTTTTCCCGCTCGAA
This window of the Anaerolineales bacterium genome carries:
- a CDS encoding NAD(P)-dependent alcohol dehydrogenase, encoding MRIRILATAVTSSDCYLRGLRLSPAYRMMARLAIGWNGPRQPVLGMVLSGEVDSVGPDAKSFEVGERVFGFNRHLFGTYAQYVCWPEDGLLALRPANLTDEESAAIPYGGLLALHFLRKAGVRAGKSVLVFGASGAVGTSAVQLARHLGAEVTGVCSTANVELVASLGATRVVDYTVEDFVDGTERYDLIFDAVGKKKGAAALRHCRQVLAPGGACISVDDGTPNLRGEDLVLLGDLAAKGEIRPVIDRSYALDDIVDAHSYVDTGHKRGNVVITVP